In Alteromonas mediterranea DE, a single genomic region encodes these proteins:
- a CDS encoding PaaI family thioesterase, protein MTATKEEVIAFMKSEFPQSKCVVEAVSNGRATVSHHVGQDELRPGGTVSGPVLMSLADVALYVAILGKIGIVPLAVTTSLNINFLRKPSANERIIAECSLIKVGRTLVVGEVSLYSEGVSDLVAHVVGTYSIPPYTSKRSENIKTINSLKA, encoded by the coding sequence ATGACAGCTACAAAAGAAGAAGTTATCGCTTTCATGAAATCGGAGTTTCCACAAAGCAAATGCGTTGTGGAAGCAGTGAGCAACGGTAGAGCGACTGTATCTCATCATGTAGGTCAGGATGAATTACGTCCTGGCGGAACGGTTTCGGGGCCTGTTTTAATGAGTCTGGCTGATGTGGCACTTTATGTGGCGATACTTGGTAAAATTGGCATCGTGCCATTGGCAGTAACAACTAGCCTTAACATCAACTTCTTACGTAAGCCATCGGCAAATGAGCGAATCATTGCGGAATGTTCTCTGATAAAAGTCGGCCGTACTCTCGTGGTTGGGGAGGTTTCTCTGTACTCTGAGGGGGTGAGTGATTTAGTAGCACATGTTGTGGGTACATACTCTATACCGCCCTATACATCGAAACGAAGTGAGAATATTAAAACAATTAACTCTCTGAAAGCTTGA
- a CDS encoding GNAT family N-acetyltransferase yields MDDSLRGFGLGKQLLNSALAFADAQGFVQINSWTFSGFNAARYLYESQGFALVEEKLGLQRGIEVLEQRFTRCL; encoded by the coding sequence GTGGACGACTCTTTAAGAGGTTTCGGACTAGGTAAACAGCTTCTCAATTCTGCATTAGCTTTTGCCGATGCTCAGGGTTTCGTCCAAATCAACTCATGGACTTTCTCAGGGTTTAATGCAGCTCGATATCTTTACGAAAGTCAGGGCTTTGCACTGGTGGAAGAGAAACTAGGCTTACAACGGGGTATAGAAGTCTTGGAGCAACGCTTCACCAGGTGCCTATAA
- a CDS encoding ISAs1-like element ISAma3 family transposase, producing MSFITHFESLEDKRSHINKKHDLLDVIFLTVVAILSGAEGWKDIKQFGDSKLDWLRKFRAFKEGVPVDDTIARIISSLEPNALLTSFISWVNEIREDQGQPVIAFDGKTLRHSFDGDRKTALHSVSAYAVEQGLVLAQCKSKGKKNEVSTVLELIELLELKGSIVTADAMHCLKKVAKAINAKGGDYVLQVKNNQGKLATEIAAYFHKTRRDTPQDIKTNSLTLTNDGHGRIEERTYVQLPITPWLTQSQGWTNIKPVIEVTRKRYLKDKETSETAYYISSLEVNLPQIAKAIRSHWSIENASHWVLDMTYREDDSRIRRGDAPENMATFRRFAMNLARLSPIKDSMKGKLKQAAWSDEVREKLLFA from the coding sequence ATGTCATTTATTACCCATTTTGAGTCACTTGAAGATAAACGCTCTCATATCAATAAGAAGCATGACCTACTTGATGTGATTTTTCTCACCGTGGTGGCCATTCTTTCTGGTGCTGAAGGATGGAAAGACATTAAGCAATTTGGGGACAGCAAACTGGATTGGTTGCGTAAGTTCAGGGCCTTTAAAGAGGGTGTACCCGTCGACGATACTATTGCCCGTATTATCAGCTCGCTAGAGCCCAACGCCTTGCTAACGAGCTTCATTAGCTGGGTGAATGAAATCCGTGAAGACCAAGGGCAGCCCGTGATTGCGTTTGATGGTAAAACGCTTCGCCATTCATTCGATGGTGATAGGAAAACCGCCCTTCACAGCGTGTCGGCCTACGCGGTGGAACAAGGTTTAGTCCTCGCACAATGTAAATCGAAGGGTAAGAAAAATGAAGTGTCGACGGTACTGGAATTGATTGAATTACTGGAGTTAAAAGGCAGTATTGTCACTGCCGATGCCATGCATTGCCTGAAGAAGGTCGCTAAAGCCATTAATGCAAAAGGAGGCGACTATGTTCTGCAAGTCAAGAATAACCAAGGTAAACTTGCAACGGAAATAGCGGCTTACTTCCACAAGACACGGCGTGATACCCCACAAGATATCAAAACAAACAGTTTAACCTTAACCAATGATGGTCATGGACGCATCGAGGAGCGTACCTACGTTCAGCTACCCATTACGCCTTGGTTGACGCAAAGCCAAGGCTGGACGAATATTAAGCCGGTCATTGAAGTCACCCGAAAACGCTACCTTAAAGATAAGGAAACGAGTGAGACCGCTTATTACATCAGTTCCTTGGAGGTTAACTTACCTCAAATTGCAAAAGCCATTCGCAGCCATTGGTCGATAGAAAATGCATCACATTGGGTACTGGATATGACGTATCGAGAGGACGACTCCCGCATCAGACGCGGCGATGCGCCCGAAAATATGGCAACCTTCCGCCGCTTTGCAATGAATTTAGCACGCTTGAGTCCTATTAAAGACAGTATGAAAGGTAAGCTAAAGCAGGCGGCGTGGTCTGATGAAGTCAGAGAAAAACTCTTGTTTGCTTAA